From a region of the Castanea sativa cultivar Marrone di Chiusa Pesio chromosome 10, ASM4071231v1 genome:
- the LOC142613674 gene encoding putative RNA methyltransferase At5g10620 isoform X1, translating to MVISNSIYANLTAPLPGARQCKYTGQSMRVVPIRILTVGKKRSPGVQLIVDEYIRKLKHYCTVDDVQIRSNPRNASDARAQVDDEDTAMMNIIRSDDWVVMLDENGQDIGSEQMAELVGDAGNTGASRLSFCIGGPYGHGRQLRERANISIKLSTLVLNHQMALLVLMEQLYRDFPILLTWLSTGCNKVL from the exons ATGGTTATCTCAAACTCAATCTATGCCAATCTAACTGCTCCTCTTCCAg GAGCTAGACAATGCAAATACACGGGCCAATCTatg AGAGTTGTTCCTATACGGATATTAACGGTAGGGAAAAAGCGTTCCCCTGGAGTACAATTGATAGTGGATGAGTACATTCGAAAATTAAAGCATTATTGCACTGTTGATGATGTTCAAATACGGTCCAATCCTAGAAATGCAAG TGATGCAAGGGCTCAGGTTGATGATGAAGATACAGCAATGATGAACATTATCAGGTCTGATGATTGG GTTGTGATGTTGGATGAGAATGGACAAGATATTGGGTCTGAGCAGATGGCTGAGTTGGTGGGGGATGCAGGGAATACA GGAGCTTCTAGATTATCATTTTGCATAGGTGGACCTTATGGTCATGGACGACAATTGCGTGAGCGAGCTAACATATCAATCAAGTTGTCTACGTTGGTCTTAAATCATCAGATGGCATTGCTAGTGCTGATGGAACAGCTATATAG GGATTTTCCAATATTGCTGACCTGGTTATCAACTGGTTGCAACAAGGTTCTATAA
- the LOC142613674 gene encoding putative RNA methyltransferase At5g10620 isoform X2, with amino-acid sequence MVISNSIYANLTAPLPGARQCKYTGQSMRVVPIRILTVGKKRSPGVQLIVDEYIRKLKHYCTVDDVQIRSNPRNASDARAQVDDEDTAMMNIIRSDDWVVMLDENGQDIGSEQMAELVGDAGNTGASRLSFCIGGPYGHGRQLRERANISIKLSTLVLNHQMALLVLMEQLYRSWTILKGQKYHH; translated from the exons ATGGTTATCTCAAACTCAATCTATGCCAATCTAACTGCTCCTCTTCCAg GAGCTAGACAATGCAAATACACGGGCCAATCTatg AGAGTTGTTCCTATACGGATATTAACGGTAGGGAAAAAGCGTTCCCCTGGAGTACAATTGATAGTGGATGAGTACATTCGAAAATTAAAGCATTATTGCACTGTTGATGATGTTCAAATACGGTCCAATCCTAGAAATGCAAG TGATGCAAGGGCTCAGGTTGATGATGAAGATACAGCAATGATGAACATTATCAGGTCTGATGATTGG GTTGTGATGTTGGATGAGAATGGACAAGATATTGGGTCTGAGCAGATGGCTGAGTTGGTGGGGGATGCAGGGAATACA GGAGCTTCTAGATTATCATTTTGCATAGGTGGACCTTATGGTCATGGACGACAATTGCGTGAGCGAGCTAACATATCAATCAAGTTGTCTACGTTGGTCTTAAATCATCAGATGGCATTGCTAGTGCTGATGGAACAGCTATATAG GTCGTGGACTATTCTGAAAGGACAAAAATACCATCATTAG